A stretch of the Hippocampus zosterae strain Florida chromosome 18, ASM2543408v3, whole genome shotgun sequence genome encodes the following:
- the spra gene encoding sepiapterin reductase a — protein METLGRALCIITGASKGFGRAVAKEMARLVEPGSAFVLVARSGDELRTLQTELAESGVEARCVVLDLSLNESPERVVRTAKEVFSPDMEHVILVNNAASLGDVSRFGKSFTSMAEVTSYLSFNVSSALCLTAGVLQAFPEQSGLRRCVINVSSLCALKPFASWVLYCSGKAARDMMFKVLAEEEPDLRVLNYAPGPLDTEMHIVARTETRDSSLRKVLSDMFAEGKLVKCEASCATMMKLLLEDKYKSGDHIDFYDI, from the exons ATGGAGACTCTCGGCCGAGCTCTGTGCATCATCACCGGCGCCTCCAAAGGTTTTGGCCGGGCCGTCGCGAAGGAGATGGCCCGGCTGGTGGAGCCCGGTTCGGCGTTCGTCCTGGTTGCCCGATCCGGGGACGAACTTCGGACTCTTCAGACGGAGCTGGCCGAGTCCGGCGTGGAGGCTCGGTGTGTGGTCTTGGATCTGTCCCTCAACGAATCACCGGAGAGGGTCGTCCGAACCGCGAAGGAGGTTTTCTCACCGGACATGGAGCACGTTATTCTCGTTAATAACGCTG CCTCACTAGGTGACGTGTCCCGTTTCGGCAAAAGCTTCACCAGCATGGCCGAGGTGACCTCCTACCTCTCCTTCAACGTCAGCTCAGCTTTGTGCCTTACTGCCGGCGTGCTGCAGGCCTTCCCCGAGCAGTCGGGTCTGCGCCGCTGCGTGATCAACGTCTCCTCTCTGTGCGCCCTGAAGCCCTTCGCCTCCTGGGTGCTGTACTGCTCTGGCAAGGCCGCCCGGGACATGATGTTCAAGGTTCTGGCAGAAGAGGAGCCGGACCTGCGCGTGCTCAACTATGCTCCAG GTCCTTTGGACACAGAAATGCACATAGTAGCCAGGACCGAAACGAGGGACTCCAGCTTAAGGAAGGTCCTTTCTGACATGTTTGCCGAAGGCAAGCTAGTCAAATGCGAGGCCTCATGTGCCACGATGATGAAGCTCCTCCTGGAAGACAAATACAAATCGGGAGATCACATTGACTTCTATGACATATAG
- the LOC127591606 gene encoding histone-lysine N-methyltransferase Smyd1-like encodes MTVGNMDSVELFDAGEKGRGLRAGRDLSTGEVVFAEASFAAVVFDSTSTQVCHSCFRQQAELHGCAQCRFAFYCNRTCQIACWDEHKEECAAIKKAGKAPAENVRLAARVLWRLHKDTGMVSDSQLISVEQLEDHVSDLPEKDLRQLQRDVESFLGYWSYGRKRHSVDFISHIFGIITCNGFTMREQNGLRAVGVGLFPNLCLLNHDCSPNCSVALNHGNQTAVSAALHSQRRIELRALGPIPEGQELTVSYVDFLNLSGDRQKKLMERYHFECTCQRCSGRLKDDLMMAAAEGKPSAEKLKEVIAFSEDCLEKMDKYRSEKDFHEVVKLCGECLEKQENVLGDTHLYRLRALSVASEALCRQRLFSEAAAYAKRMVDGYTKLYPHNNAQLGLAIMRAGAIHWQSGQTELAHSLICKAYGILMVTHGPNHAITKDLESMRMQTEKELKKRKTLT; translated from the exons ATGACGGTGGGGAACATGGACAGCGTCGAGCTGTTTGACGCTGGGGAGAAAGGTCGCGGCCTAAGAGCGGGCAGAGACCTCAGCACCGGGGAGGTGGTCTTTGCAGAGGCCAGCTTTGCCGCTGTGGTCTTTGACAG CACGTCCACGCAGGTGTGCCACAGCTGCTTCCGTCAGCAGGCCGAGCTACATGGCTGCGCCCAGTGCCGCTTTGCCTTCTACTGCAACCGCACTTGCCAGATTGCATGCTGGGATGAACACAAGGAGGAGTGCGCGGCCATCAAGAAGGCTGGCAAGGCACCCGCTGAAAATGTTCG TCTCGCGGCTCGCGTGCTGTGGCGCCTTCACAAGGACACCGGCATGGTGTCTGACAGTCAACTGATCTCAGTGGAACAGCTCGAGGACCACGTGTCCGACCTGCCGGAAAAGGACCTTCGACAACTCCAGAGGGATGTTGAGAGTTTCCTGGGCTACTGGTCCTACGGGAGGAAACGACACTCCGTCGACTTCATCTCGCATATCTTTGGCATT ATTACGTGTAATGGCTTCACAATGAGGGAGCAGAACGGGCTGCGAGCCGTCGGCGTGGGCCTTTTCCCCAACCTGTGCCTGCTCAACCACGACTGCTCACCCAACTGCTCCGTTGCCCTCAACCACGGCAA CCAAACCGCCGTGAGCGCTGCTCTCCATTCTCAGAGGAG GATCGAGCTGCGAGCTTTAGGACCAATCCCTGAGGGTCAGGAGTTGACTGTCAGCTATGTGGACTTCCTAAACCTGTCGGGTGACCGCCAGAAGAAGCTGATGGAACGTTACCACTTTGAGTGCACGTGTCAGCGCTGCAGCGGGCGCCTCAAGGATGACCTGATGATGGCCGCAGCAGAGGGCAAG CCGTCTGCCGAGAAGCTGAAAGAGGTGATCGCCTTTAGTGAAGATTGTCTGGAAAAGATGGACAAGTACCGTTCCGAGAAAGATTTCCACGAG GTGGTGAAGTTGTGCGGCGAGTGCTTGGAGAAGCAGGAGAACGTCCTGGGTGACACTCACTTGTACAGGCTGCGTGCGCTCAGCGTAGCCAGCGAGGCGCTTTGCCGCCAGCGGTTGTTCTCCGAGGCTGCGGCGTACGCCAAGAGGATGGTGGACGGATACAC GAAGTTATATCCCCACAACAACGCTCAGCTGGGCTTGGCCATCATGCGCGCAGGCGCCATCCACTGGCAGTCGGGCCAGACTGAGCTGGCGCACAGCTTGATCTGCAAAGCTTACGGCATTCTCATGGTCACCCACGGGCCCAACCATGCCATCACCAAAGACTTGGAG TCCATGCGCATGCAGACCGAGAAGGAGTTAAAGAAGAGGAAGACGTTAACCTGA